In Chloroflexota bacterium, the genomic window GCATCGTGGCCGTGGTGCCGTTCCCCGCGCTGGTTCTCGCGCGCCGTGAATTGCTGCTGGTGCTCGATGGTGTGCGCGACCCCGGCAATGCCGGCACGCTGCTGCGCAGCGCCGCCGCCGCCGGCGTCGATGCGGTATGGTTTGGCCCCGGCTGCGCCGACCTCTACAGCCCCAAGGTGGTGCGCGCGGCGATGGGCGCGCATTTCCGCCTGCCGGCGCGGGTCGCGTCCGGCTGGGCGGAGCTCGAAGCCGCCGTCGACGGGCTGGACGTGCTGCTCGCTGACGCAATGGGCGAGACCGACTATGACCGCTGGGACTGGCACCGCCCCGCGGCACTGGTTGTCGGCGGCGAGGCGGCCGGCGCGGGCGCCGAAGGCCGCGCGCGGGCGACGCACCGCGTGCGCATCCCGATGCACCGCGATACCGAATCGCTCAACGCGGCTGTGGCGGGTAGCATCATCCTCTTTGAGGCCGC contains:
- a CDS encoding RNA methyltransferase, which codes for MIASLQNEKVRQARALAGQRKARERLGQFVIEGAHLLQEAERAGIQPALLFFSEAALQTPDGRRLAARWPRIAETVSDKVLSSLSETVSPQGIVAVVPFPALVLARRELLLVLDGVRDPGNAGTLLRSAAAAGVDAVWFGPGCADLYSPKVVRAAMGAHFRLPARVASGWAELEAAVDGLDVLLADAMGETDYDRWDWHRPAALVVGGEAAGAGAEGRARATHRVRIPMHRDTESLNAAVAGSIILFEAARQRRQTSPAHQ